The DNA segment TTTGCCGTAATTTCTCAATCCAGATTCAAAGTTATGGCATTCTTCCTCTGACCAAAGACTGACGGAATCGGTCTGGGGTAAAACGTTCATTCTGCGTCTTCGGAGAGCTTCTTCCAAATTGTATCCACATTGCAATAACAAATAAAGAGCTTGCTCGTCGTCCCTTATATGTGAACCTGCTGGTAAGGTGCTTCCCTTAACAGCAGGTAATTGGGCTCGTTCCAAGAATTCTTCCGTTTCTAATTCAGCGATGTGGCTAGGATTCCAGAGCATTTTATCCTCGTTTTCGTAGGGCAGAGCATCATCGTATTTACAAAGACCTTCTGGTATCGCCGCCTGGTAATCACTCCCGACctgtaaataaaaccaaaataattgGATATTTATTCATAGTTACTTTATCGCCAAGATTCAGTCACCACCCATCTTAAagaataattgttgaaaatacaaaccATAATAGTTTTCTTCCATTCTTCCTCGTCAGGGCTGTAATCACAATCGTCTTCCTCTTCTTCACTCTGAGGTCTCGACACACTTCGAAGCAGTCTCGAAGATCCACAACCACTTCCTCCACTGCCTCCATTACTTCCACCTCCGCCACCTCCACTATTTCCACCCCCAGTCTCCATTCCATCATTGCCTTCTGCTCCATTGCCTGCCTCGTTTCCACCACTTCCACTGCCTCCAGAAACGCCATTATTATCATTTCTCGTATTTCCTCCTCCTGTGATGTTCGACTCGCTGCCACAACCAGCGCCAATCACACACGAATTTTCAGTTCCTCTGTTATTATTTCCACCACTCACCACTCGAGCTGCGTTGATTTCTTTCATCTCTTCTTTTTTCACCATTTCTGTATAGAATTGTTTTAGATCTGGTTCGTTGTTCGAGGGTTCATCGTCATCGTCttcttcttcctcctcctcctcttcttctTCGTCTTCTTCCTCGTCTTCATCCATTTTATCCTTCAATTCTGCATCCCCCGTTGGGAGGAGGACCATCCGGTCagaactgtttgaattttctactgaggAATCTCGCAAGCCGTACATTGCAAGCAAGTCTTTTAATGGCATGTCACCTTCCTGGAATTGATAGAATTGTTTAGTTCGTTGTTTAGCTTCTCAAATGAAGACAAGTTAGGAAGAAACATTCATTTCGTTACCAAGCAGTAAtatcataaaaatcatttttttctttagggtctgacacaaaaaattaaaaaaagaattgttttttaactgacaaattaaaagaaaaataacaagtGATGATTATATctaataatcttaaaattaattcattcataTTGTCAACAAGGAAGCTACTATATTTCCGTGCGCTCTTTTGTCCCAGGATTTTCTTTTCTATCGCCCAGtttgacaatttattaatatGCGGCAATTTCACATTTTATGAAATTCGGTTTCTACTTCAATTTTTGCGATTACtgcatattttctttttttatatacggAAACTAATGTTACAAATGTAACACTGTCATTTGTACTGTTCacgtttaaagaattttcattgcgaaccaataaaattgaatacatttcaatttcacatcttcaaaattgaactattaaaaaaaatcaaaactgcaTGATTTTCTATTACATACACTAAATATTGAAGTCTTCGAttccaaataaacaaaattgaagaattttaaatatcaaatcgttaaaattgaacaatttttaattgtaaatcttcaaaaatgaactattaaaaaaacgtatttttgatatataaatcttaaaaattgaataatatgctgttttatatttaagtaatttcaattgtaactcttccaaattgttgaactttatattgtaaatttgtttaattgaagaattttttatttggacaatttacaatttaaaattctgtcaTTTTGATGCTTTACATTCGTAATTTCTtcgatttagaattgaaaacttgactttttatttccaaagtcatccaaatttaaaattttttatttattcatatttaaaataaaagagtattcagttgaaaacttcaaaattgatgtattttaaattgtttaaacaaacagtgTTCAAAAGTACATTCATTAGAATACCAATCTTCACAAATGAATAATAttcaattctatattttaaaaatttaacaatttttcattgcgACTATTCAAAATTACAGGACTTTgaattgcaaatctttgaaaaattgagaactttttattttgaaaattttaaataaaaaattctgtattgTTGATGAAtaactttagaaatttctttaatttgaatgatttagaatTGAAACTTTGACCCTTGATTTTCGATAttatctaaatttaagaatttgtatttaatcATTCCTTAACattgaagttttcaatttaaactttacaaaattatagaattttgaattgtaaatctttaaaattgaagatttttattttggcaatttacaattaaaattatgcaagttttaagttttacaactaaaaattccgtaattttaattctttaaattcgaaatgtattaaattttgaagactaagatttgaaaacttgacttttgatcttcaaaatcatccaagtgtaaaaatgtctatttatacatttttacaattgaaaagtttttaatttgaacaattaaaaattatgcaaattttaagatttgcaaTCAAAATAGCTGTACTTTTTTcgatttaaagtcgaaatttatccaattttgaagatttagatttaaaaacttgacatttgatcttcaaaatcatacaaatgtaaaaatttatatataaacattttttaaattaagtttttttattttgacaatttggAATTCAAAGTTAtgcaaattttaagatttacaattaaaatagctgtaaattttatgatttaaagtcgaaatttaatcaatttggaagatttagatttaaaaacttgacatttgatcttcaaaatcaccAAAAGtgtcaaaattcaagaatatttattcgaacatccttaaaattaaagagtttttaattgtaaaccttccaaatttaacaatttaacattgcaaatcgttaaaatttaaaaaacattcagaaCTAGAACACTTTATAAATATACACATTAGAAATGTAAGGATCTTCAATGGCAAATCTTCAATCTAGACctatttaaaaaaccttttcaaattttataattttatattataaacattcaaaactaaacaagaCAGCGAATTCTTAATTGTAAACATCAAAATGGATCACTACCGAAAATGAAAGACCCCAGTAAGAATGAAAATTGCAGAATGTTTTTTAAGAACATCTGATTATGATAAAAAATCACACAATAACTTAATGTTTTCCTTGCTTCTAATTCCTGCTataataaaatcttatatttaaataaaagttacagaTTACTGAAAagcgattaaaattgaaattgtatgaATGACGATGTAGCTatcttgatatttatttaaattcatgattattaattatattttatagtactttaaattaaagcatatattttaatttcataattaggCAATGTAGAGCTAAAGTTACCAGCAATTTGTCCATAAACTCTTTTGAGCGTTACGAactgaattttgaagaatattttgaacATTGAATGACTCAAAGTACCTTTTGTAAATTTGACAACTCGTTGTGAGAGTCTTCGTGGCCTTCCAAGGCTTCTTCCTCGTCTAGTGTTCGCTCGTCATCAAAATCATTCACAAGAATATCGGTGGCTGGACCTATATCGTAATCTCGATCAGCCCTGTAAATGTTTACCAACGAACACAGTAGTCAATATTAATCCTGCGTCGGTCTGCTTGAATCCTCCAGCTTCAATCCAAAATTCGACAGACACGAGTAGGATTAATCTTCAGACATGTATATCGTTCTACACACAACAacgtaataaataatgaaaaacttacaTGTTTTATTCGCCAACagcttggaaaataaaaaaaaaccatgggGACTATGTGAAAACAGACCGGTTTCtgtcaaaattcgttctttttacgAACTAATGTCAAACAACCTAAACCTCAAATTTCACAATCTACTTCTGGTCGTTTTTGCACAAAAGcctcattaattttcaaaactggaTTTCAGGAGACTCTACTTAAGACTTAAAACGctgttttttcttcatttttcgtGTCACAATATCCTTGGAGGAAAAAGACTCCGAAAAGATGAAGCTAACCTCGAAATGACTAGACGATGCTCCCTTTAAATTTCACTTGATTCAACAAAGGAAACTTCACTTTTTGGGATTTTGCAGTTGATACAAGTTTTAGTTTTCTCAGACCTTTATTTTCtcatttcactattttcttttttCGGAAAGACTATCTATTTTGGAAACTTTGGAGTTAAAGGAGTTAAACATAACGCCAGATACGTGAGATACGTCATACGGTCAGTCACGGACACGGTCTTGCGTCGTTCGAGAAACGGAGTCTCGATGTTGTGAAATGTTTAACCTTAAGAGAAGCGTTGTAACTCAATTTTGGGGTTTGAAACCCTGAAGAGAGATACATGAAAAAAAGAGCAAGTTTAACTATCTTTGTCCACTTTGTGAGCATTGGTATGCCCAGCTAACCCAAAAAATTGTTTCCTCGTTGTTCCCCGTCATCCGTGCAGAAGTTGCTGTAATATTTATGACAGGAAATAGTACAGTTTTTGTATAATGTCACATTTTGCcttaagaaaaactttaaattataatcgCTCCAGGGTAGGTCTTTGatgctatatatttttttaagttatattgttCGTTTCGCATGTGTTTTTTTTGTctgtctaaaaataattattagtatcTTCATTTGTCCTTCACGTTTTACACctatataattattgtttttactaTTGTGCTGCatctaattaatttcattttgttttgtttaaattttagttcTTAGAACAGAAATTTCAaccttttataataaatataatacacacGAGATAACAAAATCGGGGTAGCCGCTGGAACGGGAAACTGGGAAGTgtcagtgaaattattttttgacagggaatttcacaaaattttagaaaaactagaACATTGAGCGTGCTATGCGCACATTAATtaccctttctttaaaaaattctgtttattgCTAGGAAAGAAAACTGGAAAAATCTCTAATTCACCGGATGTTTTATTTAGTTCTTGCTTAAATTATCCGGTCAATTTTACGTTGATTTCAGGTTTTTTCTCCTAATGGACAGCGATTGAAAAACCTTTTTacgttctaaatttttttgttaaaatatgttttgttaGAAGTGGAACTACTAtgttacaaattcattatttttgttgataattggcaattttagttttttgtttgtttaaaatttaactaccatattttgttgacattttatttgccgtcaatttttttgactgaaaatttaactatttcagatttggttgaagatttatgttttttgttgaaatatttgtctTCTGTGGTAGAATATTTTGGGCGAAAGTTCATTGCTTTGACTGTAAATTTGACTAttaccttgaaaattcctttataagttcaaaatttggttgaagattaatatattttgttataaattaatcttttgaatagaaaattaaccttttgaattaacaatttttttttaattgatcaaaaaatttaactgaaatgtcgaaagtttgtatttttgttgttattgaaaaatgttcctttttggttggaagtttagttatgttggttgaaaatgctaaTATACTATTCTTTGATACGCTGTTTCATCTATTTTATgccatattttaaaagtaataaaaatgaatgaaaattcgtatttatcgCAAGCTTCACATGCTTTCCCCTATTACGCTCCATTCACCATTTTCTCGTTTTTCCAGTTAAATGCGAACAGAGttaataaaacccaataagaaaatccaactattttttgttgaaatgccattcttcttggttaacaattgtattatttggttacaaattcaacgatttgtttaaaaatcatcctttttagttgaaaaatcactgTTTTATAGAAAGTTCGCCTTCATGccttaaaatttcaagaatttggttgaaattttctttctttcgtgcctgaaataacgttgtatcaacacatttttgtattccgcggaagcgcggcgatcgaaaattcgaaaattgaattgggaaaaaaatgtcaaaatagtgaAGATTATATACTTCGATAATGTATACCTTTCTATAATTCTCATATTATAGTTttgaagaaaagtaaaaaaagaaaattaaattgattagaaTGACACGCAGGAAAAAATAAAAGGACTAGATAGGCTGGAGTAAAACTTCCTGAACCGGTAATAGcaaatataatattaagaaatagtaaaataaataaatgattgataaataaagatcagaaattgtattaaaaaatactgtttaaattatttttataataaaataaaaataaaactttaaattaaaattacacgaataattaagcgtttttctttcctttcttttaataaaaagaaattaatcttttgaatagaaaattaaccttttgaattaacaatttttttttaattgatcaaaaaatttaactgaaatgtCGAAAGTTTGTGTTTTTGTTGCTATTGAAAACTGttcctttttggttggaagtttagttatgttggttgaaaatgcatattttgttttgtaaattcaactttgtttaaaaaaatcgtctttttgtcttggtggaaataagtttagaaatacttttttttacattgacATTATTGATCTTCTGAGTGAAAAGTTTTTAttcctgaaagaaaaattttgaacggtcaaggaaaataaaaaaatggtcagttaTTGTAAATCTAATTACTCGATGCCACTAAATTTGGATTTTgatatatatgattaatttttttttttaattaaaaaaatgtccgtaaaatctttagattttttaTACGTAAAATTACCAATACGgggaaattcccgaatttgagCAATTcgataattgttaaataataaagtaCTTTTATGTGATCagcatattttgtatttattattttaaaaaatttttcagttgattAAATTCGGGAATTGTCAAATTCGATAATATCATAAACTTTCAGCAGTTATGTTATTCCGAAATTTTTCAGTTGGGGATTTTTAGATTgtcactaatttttaattttctttaaaaattaatttttcaaaatacaaagtaataaatattttcccAGAATCTTATGAAAAGTTGTTGATTATCTTTCAAAACCTTTCAATATCCTTAATAAGCtgcaacattttattttgaaacttttaaaaatctaaatttagtttttatttttcaaaaatcttttgaactttcaaattatcTTTGCAATTGCTTATGaacttttaatatcttttagAACTGTTCATTTTGTTTaatcctgaaaatttaaagaaattgctttaaaatattctagcttttttgacaactttcaaaaatttcaaaaatctaaagttaattaaaattttttgagatctGCAAAAGTGAAACTAAAAACATCACTaaaaatcatattcatgcagTGATGCGACAAATTAGGTTTTCGACAATAATGTATGCAAGATCTCGTTACAacaatccttttttcaaattttaagttcaattgttaacttttGAATTATAGAATGatttagtttacaatgcgtaaatttaaaaacttttacttaaaaaatttttcaatttaagtctTCATTTTTATgcgtacatatttaatttaaaaaaattttaaatgcattttttgagaCGTCAACAATTTTCGTTGTTctatataaaaaatggttaatatataaaaatgttaaaattttacttatacATTACAATTGATTAATCATTTTTGCAcatgtacaaatttattttgttatttcttaatttagatcattgaaaactgttaaaatcttCCATTTCGTAGGTGTTAATTATTGCGtgtttgaattgaaaagtgttttaacttcaattttataattcaacagagttccactttgagtgcttttacTTTGACCTTTGATTTCATTGTTCATTGGAAATTCTGAAGTTGTAATCAAACTGGTTTAATGCAATTTAAATGTCACTATAAATTTGCAGCagatatacatttttctttgaattagcGAATTTCTATAACGTCGGTATTATAAATAACACTATAGAATTGAAATCTTAGTTTAAAGTGTTGACAGAATGTGATAACGCAGATGTTTCTTTACCACACCTTTAATCTGATTTGGTTTGAAATCTGTATCAATTCGGAACCGAGAATAACCGAGAGTTTGGTTCAGTGACCGGAATTTTTCTCTCTAATGCAGTAANNNNNNNNNNNNNNNNNNNNNNNNNNNNNNNNNNNNNNNNNNNNNNNNNNNNNNNNNNNNNNNNNNNNNNNNNNNNNNNNNNNNNNNNNNNNNNNNNNNNTCTGCGTTGGAGCagttaattttagaaaagaattataattttgatctgGGACAGgtcatttcagtgaaaaattataattgaaggctggcagtacagaactagttaaccaacaaaattggaaattttcagaagagtgaaaaaacattctgtaaaatcggaATCATCATTTAAAGATAAGATAGAAGTCCGCTTCTGAGATGACGTGTTACCGATtgcatttctcaaaaaaatttaattctgatttaaaacaaattattatgtttttaaattcctGTTGAAAGTCAGAATTCATCACATTTTGAAACTTCCCTCTTCCAAGTTTTGGAAAAATGGAGTTATTATATTTCTGAATGATAATAGCAAATTTTCTTAATAcatataattctgatttggaacaaggaacttttggaaataaaaagactGGGAACAtggaatttccgtaaagaattgtaattttcaCTTTCGAACAGGGAATTTCTgcaaagaatgataattttcacaTTGGAAAAATCCCTGTGCAAATTAAGAATTAGAATTATTCACACAATTAtctgttccaaatcaaaattgtaattttgatgatCAAAAATTATCTGATGTTCCAATTTAGAATTACAACTCTCTTTTAAAACTCTTCGTTTCAAATCAGAAATCTTATTAAATGTTGAGAAATCccgtaaaatgtttataaatcgttcaaatctttcaaactcttttaaattgaccgaaaaaattaaggataatgaaccaaagttttttatttctg comes from the Belonocnema kinseyi isolate 2016_QV_RU_SX_M_011 chromosome 6, B_treatae_v1, whole genome shotgun sequence genome and includes:
- the LOC117174099 gene encoding mesoderm induction early response protein 1 isoform X1, with translation MADRDYDIGPATDILVNDFDDERTLDEEEALEGHEDSHNELSNLQKEGDMPLKDLLAMYGLRDSSVENSNSSDRMVLLPTGDAELKDKMDEDEEEDEEEEEEEEEEDDDDEPSNNEPDLKQFYTEMVKKEEMKEINAARVVSGGNNNRGTENSCVIGAGCGSESNITGGGNTRNDNNGVSGGSGSGGNEAGNGAEGNDGMETGGGNSGGGGGGSNGGSGGSGCGSSRLLRSVSRPQSEEEEDDCDYSPDEEEWKKTIMVGSDYQAAIPEGLCKYDDALPYENEDKMLWNPSHIAELETEEFLERAQLPAVKGSTLPAGSHIRDDEQALYLLLQCGYNLEEALRRRRMNVLPQTDSVSLWSEEECHNFESGLRNYGKDFHLIQKNKVRTRSVGELVQFYYLWKKTERHDIFTYKARLEKKKYALHPGITRDYMDRFLEEQEGVRDRSSSPNVNSSLLYGDAKRQRTNANMTNNEDSKSLDLWDGAPAPGSTPGIGAANPSGVDPLAIDFNSSAPAPLQPPQHSATPVTTLQNSNATSATFNSTRGHMEYGLASKGNAEGGGTWSPSSSSPPSQRNAHQPNNNHLLTSSSNVSTGNETARSPENILPHLPP
- the LOC117174099 gene encoding mesoderm induction early response protein 1 isoform X3, translating into MPLKDLLAMYGLRDSSVENSNSSDRMVLLPTGDAELKDKMDEDEEEDEEEEEEEEEEDDDDEPSNNEPDLKQFYTEMVKKEEMKEINAARVVSGGNNNRGTENSCVIGAGCGSESNITGGGNTRNDNNGVSGGSGSGGNEAGNGAEGNDGMETGGGNSGGGGGGSNGGSGGSGCGSSRLLRSVSRPQSEEEEDDCDYSPDEEEWKKTIMVGSDYQAAIPEGLCKYDDALPYENEDKMLWNPSHIAELETEEFLERAQLPAVKGSTLPAGSHIRDDEQALYLLLQCGYNLEEALRRRRMNVLPQTDSVSLWSEEECHNFESGLRNYGKDFHLIQKNKVRTRSVGELVQFYYLWKKTERHDIFTYKARLEKKKYALHPGITRDYMDRFLEEQEGVRDRSSSPNVNSSLLYGDAKRQRTNANMTNNEDSKSLDLWDGAPAPGSTPGIGAANPSGVDPLAIDFNSSAPAPLQPPQHSATPVTTLQNSNATSATFNSTRGHMEYGLASKGNAEGGGTWSPSSSSPPSQRNAHQPNNNHLLTSSSNVSTGNETARSPENILPHLPP
- the LOC117174099 gene encoding mesoderm induction early response protein 1 isoform X2, whose protein sequence is MADRDYDIGPATDILVNDFDDERTLDEEEALEGHEDSHNELSNLQKEGDMPLKDLLAMYGLRDSSVENSNSSDRMVLLPTGDAELKDKMDEDEEEDEEEEEEEEEEDDDDEPSNNEPDLKQFYTEMVKKEEMKEINAARVVSGGNNNRGTENSCVIGAGCGSESNITGGGNTRNDNNGVSGGSGSGGNEAGNGAEGNDGMETGGGNSGGGGGGSNGGSGGSGCGSSRLLRSVSRPQSEEEEDDCDYSPDEEEWKKTIMVGSDYQAAIPEGLCKYDDALPYENEDKMLWNPSHIAELETEEFLERAQLPAVKGSTLPAGSHIRDDEQALYLLLQCGYNLEEALRRRRMNVLPQTDSVSLWSEEECHNFESGLRNYGKDFHLIQKNKVRTRSVGELVQFYYLWKKTERHDIFTYKARLEKKKYALHPGITDYMDRFLEEQEGVRDRSSSPNVNSSLLYGDAKRQRTNANMTNNEDSKSLDLWDGAPAPGSTPGIGAANPSGVDPLAIDFNSSAPAPLQPPQHSATPVTTLQNSNATSATFNSTRGHMEYGLASKGNAEGGGTWSPSSSSPPSQRNAHQPNNNHLLTSSSNVSTGNETARSPENILPHLPP